One window of Acipenser ruthenus chromosome 45, fAciRut3.2 maternal haplotype, whole genome shotgun sequence genomic DNA carries:
- the LOC131720844 gene encoding snaclec anticoagulant protein subunit B-like yields MGERGLLILLLAGFCVPAYNQIRKHVFVETVKSWSGAQSYCREKHTDLATVRSQEEAEQLLNIAGASLGDSWIGLYRDDTQNWQWSNSDDVIYSNWRADVFCASVNSDGKWTDLPCNLQKAFMCYKASRMLGI; encoded by the exons atgggggagagggggctgctcatccttctgcttgcag GGTTTTGTGTGCCTGCGTACAACCAGATCAGAAAACACGTGTTTGTGGAAACTGTGAAGAGCTGGTCTggagctcagagctactgtagagagaagcacacagacctggccactgtgcgcagccaggaagaagcagagcagctcttaaatattGCAGGAGCTTCTCTCGGGGATTCCTGGATAGGGCTGTatcgtgatgacacacagaactggcagtggtctaacagcgatgatgtcatctactccaactggagggcagacgtcttctgtgcttcagttaATTCAGACGGAAAGTGGACTGATTTACCCTGCAACCTTCAGAAAGCCTTCATGTGCTACAAAG CTTCCAGGATGCTGGGCATTTAG